One genomic window of Desulfatirhabdium butyrativorans DSM 18734 includes the following:
- a CDS encoding FkbM family methyltransferase — translation MDGVFIDVGAARPNFLSISALFRSAGWKILAIEPNPKFCALHREAGHEVLQYACGDHDEDDVDFFVVDSHSTEYHGGNVSYESFSSLGIKKPFADLRNDLDKTKIKVSLRRLDTIIDQHAPGINGIDIISIDVEGWELEVLKGLSFTRFPPRVMIIENLFNDKRYRKHMADLGYVLWRYLAPNDVYVSATSFSLMQRWALYLRALLSTRARL, via the coding sequence ATGGACGGGGTATTCATCGATGTGGGGGCGGCCCGGCCGAACTTCCTCTCGATCAGCGCTCTGTTCAGATCTGCGGGCTGGAAGATCCTCGCCATCGAACCGAACCCGAAGTTCTGCGCGCTGCATCGGGAGGCCGGGCATGAGGTGCTCCAATATGCATGCGGTGACCACGATGAGGATGATGTCGACTTCTTTGTCGTCGATTCCCACAGTACGGAATACCACGGCGGCAATGTGTCCTATGAATCATTCTCGTCGCTGGGCATCAAGAAACCCTTCGCCGATCTGAGGAACGACCTGGACAAGACCAAGATCAAGGTCTCCCTGCGTCGGCTCGATACCATAATCGACCAGCACGCCCCGGGCATCAACGGTATCGACATCATCTCCATCGATGTCGAGGGGTGGGAACTGGAGGTGTTGAAGGGTCTGTCGTTCACCAGGTTTCCTCCCAGGGTCATGATCATCGAGAACCTGTTCAACGATAAGCGGTATCGGAAGCATATGGCGGATTTGGGTTATGTGCTGTGGCGTTATCTGGCGCCCAATGATGTCTATGTATCTGCCACATCCTTCAGCCTTATGCAGCGCTGGGCCCTATACCTTCGGGCGCTGCTCTCCACGAGGGCCAGGCTCTGA
- a CDS encoding lipopolysaccharide biosynthesis protein, translating into MIQRGVTWNLSGTLVSVLCQFAAIPILVNQLGPKGMGVIAFSWLVTAIIGALEMGLAPALSGELARRRGEAGAQSADRRLVRAFEVPCWTIALTITVVMAISGAWIVRHWLSQEEADAGMQLAVRMMGLVAGLTLPMALYVNGLLGIEAHRSANLTRILTSLAVHGGGALVVLWHPSPRAWLLMAIIAQMFGVLI; encoded by the coding sequence ATGATCCAGAGGGGGGTGACGTGGAATCTCTCGGGAACGCTGGTTTCCGTTCTCTGCCAGTTTGCGGCCATTCCCATCCTGGTGAACCAGCTTGGTCCCAAGGGCATGGGGGTGATCGCCTTCTCCTGGCTGGTGACCGCCATCATTGGTGCCCTGGAGATGGGATTGGCTCCGGCCTTGTCCGGGGAATTGGCCCGGCGGCGGGGGGAGGCGGGTGCGCAGTCGGCGGACAGGCGCCTGGTCCGGGCCTTCGAGGTGCCCTGCTGGACCATCGCGCTCACGATAACCGTGGTGATGGCCATCAGCGGCGCCTGGATCGTACGGCATTGGCTATCACAAGAGGAGGCGGATGCCGGGATGCAATTGGCTGTGCGCATGATGGGTCTGGTGGCTGGTCTGACGCTGCCCATGGCCTTGTATGTCAATGGTCTTCTCGGCATCGAGGCGCATCGTAGCGCCAATCTGACGCGTATCTTGACGTCCTTGGCGGTGCATGGTGGAGGTGCTTTGGTGGTGCTGTGGCATCCAAGCCCGCGGGCCTGGCTCCTCATGGCGATCATCGCACAGATGTTCGGCGTCCTTATATAG